A single region of the Drosophila miranda strain MSH22 chromosome 2, D.miranda_PacBio2.1, whole genome shotgun sequence genome encodes:
- the LOC108154471 gene encoding uncharacterized protein LOC108154471 isoform X1 — translation MEQNKETEETFDTGRKLSTLSTRPRRTTQSRRSTHTTYHKPSQKYEIPIHNKNKSDVLLQSLCKRHPNDAKFIGDFDSTEFDNDNIYICKAKDPDPLDFIDQQPSYSKFKSPLESQCLARYKECTMKYNRLFKNEMRKLIDYQCSAIEAAYLVRMMAFTTLWPPYHNESEIDSTSRKFFRLTPKEQKRFTKITGMPYKSK, via the exons ATGGAACAAAATAAAGAGACCGAAGAAACTTTTGATACCGGGCGAAAACTGTCAACACTGTCCACACGCCCACGACGCACAACACAGTCTAGACGTTCCACACATACGACATACCACAAACCTAGTCAAAAATATGAAATTCCCATccacaataaaaataaatcagATGTGCTATTACAAAGTCTATGCAAGCGCCACCCGAATGACGCCAAGTTTATTGGAGACTTTGACAGCACTGAATTCGATAATGATAACATCTATATATGCAAAGCTAAAGATCCAGATCCACTTGATTTCATTGATCAGCAGCCCAGCTATAGTAAATTCAAATCACCCTT GGAATCCCAATGTTTGGCGCGATATAAGGAATGTACAATGAAGTATAATCGTCTGTTCAAGAACGAGATGCGGAAACTCATTGACTACCAGTGTTCCGCCATCGAGGCAGCCTATCTTGTGCG AATGATGGCATTTACCACGCTTTGGCCACCTTATCACAATGAATCGGAAATAGACAGTACATCTCGGAAATTCTTTCGTTTGACCCCAAAAGAGCAAAAGAGGTTCACAAAAATTACTGGTATGCCGTACAAATCAAAATGA
- the LOC108154471 gene encoding uncharacterized protein LOC108154471 isoform X2, whose translation MKYNRLFKNEMRKLIDYQCSAIEAAYLVRMMAFTTLWPPYHNESEIDSTSRKFFRLTPKEQKRFTKITGMPYKSK comes from the exons ATGAAGTATAATCGTCTGTTCAAGAACGAGATGCGGAAACTCATTGACTACCAGTGTTCCGCCATCGAGGCAGCCTATCTTGTGCG AATGATGGCATTTACCACGCTTTGGCCACCTTATCACAATGAATCGGAAATAGACAGTACATCTCGGAAATTCTTTCGTTTGACCCCAAAAGAGCAAAAGAGGTTCACAAAAATTACTGGTATGCCGTACAAATCAAAATGA
- the LOC108153859 gene encoding glutamate receptor U1, which produces MIKLQVKVISWVFIILTGFLCTPQIESINTNFLELAAFEDFLRSQHLQQSLVVRIKGRDGDGDEDGDWKIECHQKLLANYRVQFYQPGISHNFDDLMYYGAPRTAVLVLKFEHRFVKQWVYTVASKAGYFNNSLAWFMLGTSRASQLDEAQIKEHLDGYKMGIDVDITVALKARDNTSWRLYDVYRIDQQVSSAPLIVERKGDWSPAQGYKLMDTFRRSWIIRRRNFRNVTLRGSTAVTEKPSGYDDMEYLANDKQLLQLDPMQRKTYQLFRLVERMYNLSLAISFTDNWGQQLANGRWSGVMGQITNGEADFAVCPIRFVPERQLHVQYSPVLHTQPIHFLFRHPRHSHIRNIFFEPLSSQVWWCVLVLITFSILLLLLLIRHEALQNGNLVETRVAFVWFTMLETYLQQGPATELFRLMSTRLLISASCIFSFMLMQFYGAFIVGSLLSDSPRSILNLQALFESNLDIGMENISYNFAVFGNTSGQLVRDVYSKKICRSGEHNVITLEQGAKRIIKGRFAFHAAIDRLYRLLLELRIEEHEFCELQEIMFNPPYAAASVMAKGSPWREHLAHAILHLKATGLMQYNDRLWSVPKPDCSLFKASQVEVDLEHFAPALFALVLAMIASALVFLLELMVSRLAPFRPS; this is translated from the exons ATGATTAAGTTGCAAGTGAAAGTTATTTCATGGGTTTTTATAATTTTAACAGGATTTTTATGCACGCCACAAATTGAAAGCATAAATACCAATTTCCTTGAGCTGGCAGCCTTCGAGGACTTTCTGCGGTCGCAGCACTTGCAGCAGTCGCTTGTCGTCCGTATCAAAGGACgagatggcgatggcgacgaGGATGGCGACTGGAAAATTGAATGCCACCAGAAATTGTTGGCCAACTATCGTGTGCAATTTTATCAGCCAGGAATTtcccacaatttcgacgatctCATGTACTATGGGGCGCCGCGTACAGCGGTTCTGGTGCTAAAGTTCGAGCACCGTTTTGTCAAGCAGTGGGTCTATACAGTGGCCTCTAAGGCTGGATACTTCAACAATTCACTGGCATGGTTTATGCTCGGCACCAGTCGGGCATCCCAACTAGATGAGGCACAAATTAAAGAACATTTGGATGGCTACAAGATGGGAATTGATGTGGATATCACGGTGGCCTTGAAGGCCAGAGATAA CACCTCGTGGCGGCTTTATGATGTCTACAGGATTGATCAGCAAGTGTCAAGTGCCCCCCTGATTGTGGAGAGAAAGGGAGACTGGTCTCCAGCGCAGGGATACAAGCTGATGGACACCTTCCGCAGAAGCTGGATAATTCGAAGGCGCAACTTTCGCAATGTCACCCTGCGAGGCAGCACAGCG GTAACGGAGAAACCTTCGGGCTACGATGACATGGAGTACCTGGCCAACGATAAGCAGCTCCTGCAACTGGATCCCATGCAGCGAAAAACCTATCAATTGTTCAGACTCGTCGAGCGGATGTACAATCTCAG CCTGGCCATAAGCTTCACGGACAACTGGGGCCAGCAGCTGGCCAACGGCAGATGGTCGGGTGTGATGGGTCAGATAACCAACGGGGAGGCCGACTTTGCCGTGTGTCCCATTCGCTTTGTACCCGAAAGGCAGCTCCATGTGCAGTATTCACCCGTTCTCCACACCCAGCC CATTCACTTTTTGTTCCGCCATCCGCGGCACAGTCACATTCGGAACATATTCTTTGAGCCACTTAGCTCTCAGGTGTGGTGGTGCGTCCTGGTCCTGATTACATTCAGcatcctgctgctgttgctcctcATCCGCCATGAGGCACTACAGAATGGAAATCTTGTGGAGACACGTGTGGCCTTTGTGTGGTTCACCATGCTGGAGACTTATCTGCAGCAGGGTCCGGCCACCGAGCTCTTCCGACTGATGTCCACCCGTTTGCTGATCAGCGCCAGCTGCATCTTCAGCTTCATGTTGATGCAGTTCTATGGAGCCTTCATTGTGGGATCCCTGCTCTCGGACAGCCCCAGAAGCATTCTCAATCTGCAGGCGCTGTTCGAGAGCAACCTGGACATCGGCATGGAGAACATCTCGTATAACTTTGCGGTTTTTGGCAACACCAGTGGACAGCTCGTAAGAGATGTATACAGCAAGAAGATCTGTCGATCTGGAGAGCACAATGTTATCACCTTGGAGCAGGGAGCCAAGCGGATTATAAAGGGTCGTTTTGCATTTCATGCGGCCATCGATCGTCTGTACAGGCTGCTCCTCGAGTTGCGGATAGAGGAGCACGAGTTCTGCGAACTCCAGGAAATAATGTTCAATCCCCCCTATGCGGCTGCCTCCGTGATGGCCAAAGGCTCACCCTGGCGCGAACATCTAGCCCATGCCATTCTCCATCTGAAGGCCACTGGCCTGATGCAGTACAACGACCGCTTGTGGTCGGTGCCCAAGCCGGACTGCAGCCTCTTCAAGGCCTCCCAGGTGGAGGTGGATCTGGAGCACTTTGCCCCGGCTCTCTTCGCCCTAGTGCTGGCCATGATAGCCAGTGCATTGGTGTTTCTGCTGGAGCTGATGGTCTCCAGGCTGGCTCCCTTCCGTCCAAGTTAA